In Cherax quadricarinatus isolate ZL_2023a chromosome 28, ASM3850222v1, whole genome shotgun sequence, a single window of DNA contains:
- the LOC128693211 gene encoding facilitated trehalose transporter Tret1 → MSDSPPREAYCWDALIRQVLVAVVVSATMLQVGLVLGWPAVLPDLQADNSTSFNLTDNDIKWLVSSIGLAGMLGNLSAGSLMEVVGPRRLLTLLLVPASLFWLVQAFTPLLPVVYMSRLGGALLANVITTITCPLLAELLEPDYRGLFCCLPELMVSIGLLVAYVQAHRLSWQLATAVCAVPILPLCLFTLAVPESPFWLVRRGRLQEADMSLLMLRGPERHSQKDELPHIRRSIEEHPQSTVKDQMKQLRMVQYLQPVAVLVAVFVLRELGGQYAVFSYTVYLFHHAGLYLNAFTCTILVGVARLIATFVSSVLLDRVGRRPLLLSTSIVSAVAVAFGGFFLLVDIPGSSWVPLAAVLVFVLAYGLGVGPIPWVLLGEFLPTPVRSIGASITTSFFALTLFVVGFVFPELMRVIGTGGSLLIFAFFNVVLAAVVWAFLPETGGRTLHQLQEVFTTRPVARPLLDVAANTDSQEDSLDQSSPCSPSA, encoded by the exons ATGAGTGACTCACCCCCACGTGAAGCTTACTGCTGGGACGCTCTCATCAGGCAG gtactggtagcagtggtggtatcaGCAACAATGCTACAAGTGGGGCTGGTGCTGGGCTGGCCAGCAGTTCTTCCTGACCTGCAAGCAGACAACTCTACCTCTTTCAATCTCACCGACAACGACATCAAGTGGCTGG TATCTAGCATCGGCCTGGCGGGGATGCTTGGAAACCTATCTGCTGGATCGCTGATGGAGGTTGTGGGTCCCAGACGACTGTTGACACTACTACTGGTACCTGCTTCACTGTTCTGGTTGGTGCAGGCCTTCACACCCCTCCTTCCCGTGGTATACATGAGTCGCCTAGGCGGGGCACTACTCGCTAACGTCATCACAACTATCACCTGTCCCCTTCTAGCAGAGTTACTCGAGCCGGACTATCGCGGCCTGTTCTGCTGCCTGCCGGAACTGATGGTGTCCATAGGCCTGCTTGTGGCCTACGTACAGGCTCATCGCCTCTCCTGGCAACTAGCGACTGCTGTCTGTGCTGTACCTATTTTGCCTCTCTGCTTATTTACGCTGGCAGTTCCAGAG TCTCCGTTCTGGCTGGTGCGCCGAGGCCGTCTTCAGGAGGCTGACATGTCCCTGCTAATGCTTAGAGGACCCGAGAGACACAGCCAGAAAGATGAGCTCCCGCACATTCGCAGAAGCATCGAGGAGCATCCCCAGTCCacagtcaaagatcag ATGAAACAGCTTCGTATGGTGCAGTACCTGCAGccagtagcagtactagtggcTGTGTTTGTGCTGCGGGAGCTGGGAGGACAGTACGCCGTCTTCTCCTACACGGTTTACCTCTTCCACCACGCCGGACTCTACCTTAATGCCTTTACCTGCACCATCCTAGTGGGAGTCGCTCGTCTCATTGCTACGTTCGTGTCTTCTGTACTGTTAGATAGAGTCGGGCGACGACCGCTGCTCTTAAGTACCTCCATCGTGAGCGCTGTCGCAGTGGCTTTCGGTGGTTTCTTTCTCCTGGTAGATATCCCAGGCTCTTCTTGGGTGCCGCTAGCTGCTGTTCTGGTGTTTGTTCTTGCTTACGGACTGGGTGTGGGTCCCATACCGTGGGTCCTACTGGGAGAATTTCTTCCTACGCCAGTTAGGTCCATTGGAGCTTCTATCACCACTTCCTTCTTTGCCTTAACTTTATTTGTAGTTGGCTTCGTCTTCCCAGAGCTGATGAGGGTGATTGGCACAGGAGGAAGCCTCCTAATTTTCGCCTTCTTCAACGTGGTCCTGGCGGCAGTGGTATGGGCATTCCTGCCAGAGACGGGGGGTCGAACCCTGCACCAGCTGCAAGAGGTGTTTACCACTAGGCCAGTTGCTCGCCCTCTGCTTGATGTGGCTGCCAACACAGACTCGCAGGAAGATTCACTTGACCAATCTTCTCCTTGCAGCCCGTCTGCATAA